A region of Heliangelus exortis chromosome 4, bHelExo1.hap1, whole genome shotgun sequence DNA encodes the following proteins:
- the ZAR1 gene encoding zygote arrest protein 1 isoform X2: MAEEAMESYLYAAYHPYAYRYPPPKGKGGAAGGWRPRGSGYFSGYGDPATAAEYFDNYQRAQLRAILSQVNPNLTPRLRKANTKEVGVQVNPRQDASVQCSLGPRTLLRRRSPGPSAAPRPREAPEQEQGSPATTSTRAVRFPRTIAVYSPMASRRLTAFLEEPGAEPERRPQQEEAAAVAVEEEPAAVREQREAEAAAVRASWEQPPEVGPEPLGQRPTEPLGQRPTEPLGQRPTATPEPPATGPQESREEEEAVVAEAVPAAQAEPPDPPAAPQKREPAAGKTRLRFQFLEQKYGYYHCKDCNIRWESAYVWCVQGTNKVYFRQFCRTCQKSYNPYRVEDITCQSCKQTRCSCTVKMRHVDPKRPHRQDLCGRCKGKRLSCDSTFSFKYII; the protein is encoded by the exons ATGGCGGAGGAGGCGATGGAAAGCTACCTGTACGCCGCCTACCACCCCTACGCTTACCGCTACCCACCGCCCAAGGGCAAggggggggcggcgggcggcTGGCGGCCGCGGGGCAGCGGCTACTTCTCGGGCTACGGGGACCCGGCGACGGCCGCCGAGTACTTCGACAACTACCAGCGGGCGCAGCTGAGGGCCATCCTCTCTCAGGTCAACCCCAACCTGACGCCGCGGCTCCGCAAGGCCAACACCAAGGAGGTGGGCGTCCAGGTCAACCCGCGGCAGGACGCCTCGGTGCAGTGCTCCCTGGGGCCCCGCACACTGCTGCGTCGCCGCTCTCCCGGCCCCTCAGCCGCCCCGCGGCCCCGAGAGGCGCcggagcaggagcagggcagccccGCCACCACCAGCACCCGCGCCGTGCGCTTCCCCCGTACCATCGCCGTCTACTCGCCCATGGCTTCCCGCAGACTTACCGCCTTCCTGGAGGAGCCGGGAGCGGAGCCGGAGCGAAGGCcgcagcaggaggaggcagcgGCGGTAGCCGTCGAGGAGGAGCCGGCTGCTGTGCGGGAGCAGCGAGAGGCCGAGGCGGCAGCCGTGCGGGcgagctgggagcagccccccgAGGTCGGCCCCGAGCCCCTGGGGCAGCGCCCGACCGAGCCCCTGGGGCAGCGCCCGACCGAGCCCCTGGGGCAGCGCCCGACCGCCACCCCGGAGCCGCCGGCTACGGGGCCGCAGGAGAGccgagaggaggaggaggcggtgGTGGCGGAAGCGGTGCCGGCAGCGCAGGCAGAGCCACCAGATCCGCCGGCTGCCCCGCAAAAAAGGGAGCCGGCGGCGGGCAAGACCCGCCTGCGCTTTCAG TTCCTGGAGCAGAAGTACGGCTACTACCACTGCAAGGACTGCAACATCCGCTGGGAGAGTGCCTACGTCTGGTGCGTCCAAGGCACCAACAAG GTCTATTTCCGGCAGTTCTGCCGAACCTGCCAGAAGTCCTACAACCCGTACCGCGTGGAGGACATCACCTGCCAG AGCTGCAAGCAGACGAGGTGCAGCTGCACGGTGAAGATGCGCCACGTGGACCCCAAGAGGCCCCACCGCCAGGACCTCTGTGGGAGATGCAAAGGGAAACGCCTCTCCTGCGATAGCACATTCAGTTTCAAATACATCATCTGA
- the ZAR1 gene encoding zygote arrest protein 1 isoform X1, translated as MAEEAMESYLYAAYHPYAYRYPPPKGKGGAAGGWRPRGSGYFSGYGDPATAAEYFDNYQRAQLRAILSQVNPNLTPRLRKANTKEVGVQVNPRQDASVQCSLGPRTLLRRRSPGPSAAPRPREAPEQEQGSPATTSTRAVRFPRTIAVYSPMASRRLTAFLEEPGAEPERRPQQEEAAAVAVEEEPAAVREQREAEAAAVRASWEQPPERPTEPLGQRPTATPEPPATGPQESREEEEAVVAEAVPAAQAEPPDPPAAPQKREPAAGKTRLRFQVRGGREGAGPGRHPPRRVTLVLSSSWSRSTATTTARTATSAGRVPTSGASKAPTRSISGSSAEPARSPTTRTAWRTSPARAASRRGAAAR; from the exons ATGGCGGAGGAGGCGATGGAAAGCTACCTGTACGCCGCCTACCACCCCTACGCTTACCGCTACCCACCGCCCAAGGGCAAggggggggcggcgggcggcTGGCGGCCGCGGGGCAGCGGCTACTTCTCGGGCTACGGGGACCCGGCGACGGCCGCCGAGTACTTCGACAACTACCAGCGGGCGCAGCTGAGGGCCATCCTCTCTCAGGTCAACCCCAACCTGACGCCGCGGCTCCGCAAGGCCAACACCAAGGAGGTGGGCGTCCAGGTCAACCCGCGGCAGGACGCCTCGGTGCAGTGCTCCCTGGGGCCCCGCACACTGCTGCGTCGCCGCTCTCCCGGCCCCTCAGCCGCCCCGCGGCCCCGAGAGGCGCcggagcaggagcagggcagccccGCCACCACCAGCACCCGCGCCGTGCGCTTCCCCCGTACCATCGCCGTCTACTCGCCCATGGCTTCCCGCAGACTTACCGCCTTCCTGGAGGAGCCGGGAGCGGAGCCGGAGCGAAGGCcgcagcaggaggaggcagcgGCGGTAGCCGTCGAGGAGGAGCCGGCTGCTGTGCGGGAGCAGCGAGAGGCCGAGGCGGCAGCCGTGCGGGcgagctgggagcagccccccgAG CGCCCGACCGAGCCCCTGGGGCAGCGCCCGACCGCCACCCCGGAGCCGCCGGCTACGGGGCCGCAGGAGAGccgagaggaggaggaggcggtgGTGGCGGAAGCGGTGCCGGCAGCGCAGGCAGAGCCACCAGATCCGCCGGCTGCCCCGCAAAAAAGGGAGCCGGCGGCGGGCAAGACCCGCCTGCGCTTTCAGGTGAGGGGCGGCCGGGAGGGAGCGGGGCCAGGGAGGCACCCGCCCCGTCGAGTAACGCTTGTCCTCAGCAGTTCCTGGAGCAGAAGTACGGCTACTACCACTGCAAGGACTGCAACATCCGCTGGGAGAGTGCCTACGTCTGGTGCGTCCAAGGCACCAACAAG GTCTATTTCCGGCAGTTCTGCCGAACCTGCCAGAAGTCCTACAACCCGTACCGCGTGGAGGACATCACCTGCCAG AGCTGCAAGCAGACGAGGTGCAGCTGCACGGTGA
- the SLC10A4 gene encoding sodium/bile acid cotransporter 4, whose protein sequence is MAGSAQPPVAAEDGGPDGGSLAGGGEAFGDRSLSQGLSVLVGLALCVTMLGLGCAVELGQLGQQLRRPVGLLLALLGQFVAMPLLAFLLALIFALDEVAAVAVLICGCCPGGNLSNLMSVLVDGDMNLSIIMTASSTLLALFLMPLCLWVYSRHWINTALVQLLPLGAVSLTLGSTLLPIGLGVLIRYRHPRAADLLVKISLWSLLVTLVILFILTGTMLGPDLLAHIPASVYTIAVLMPLAGYALGYGLATVFKMPPHCRRTVSLETGCQNVQLCTAILKLTFPPELIGSMYMFPLLYALFQSAEAGLFVLAYKMYGRDRYKQDALGEEEDTDISYKKLKEEEVPDTSYGTVTVEEHNSIQMEPTQTAL, encoded by the exons ATGGCCGGCTCGGCGCAGCCCCCGGTGGCGGCGGAGGACGGCGGCCCCGACGGCGGGTCGCTGGCTGGGGGCGGCGAGGCTTTCGGGGACCGCTCCCTCAGCCAGGGCTTGAGCGTGCTGGTGGGGCTGGCGCTCTGCGTGAccatgctggggctgggctgcgCCGTGGAGCTGGGGCAGCTAGGCCAGCAGCTGCGCCGGCCcgtggggctgctgctggctctgctaGGGCAGTTCGTGGCCATGCCGCTGCTGGCCTTTCTCCTCGCCCTCATCTTCGCCCTGGACGAGGTGGCGGCCGTGGCTGTGCTCATCTGCGGCTGCTGCCCAGGGGGCAACCTCTCCAACCTCATGTCGGTGCTCGTCGACGGGGATATGAACCTCAG CATTATCATGACGGCCTCCTCTACACTGCTGGCCCTCTTCCTGATGCCCCTCTGCCTCTGGGTCTACAGCCGCCACTGGATCAACACGGCCCTGgtgcagctgctgcccctggggGCGGTGAGCCTGACGCTGGGCAGCACCCTGCTGCCCATCGGCCTGGGGGTGCTCATCCGATACCGGCACCCCCGTGCTGCAGACCTCCTGGTGAAG ATTTCCCTATGGTCCCTCTTGGTGACTCTGGTGATCCTGTTCATCCTGACTGGGACCATGCTGGGCCCAGATCTGCTGGCACATATTCCTGCGTCTGTCTACACCATTGCAGTGCTGATGCCTCTGGCGGGGTATGCCTTGGGATATGGCTTAGCCACCGTCTTTAAAATGCCCCCGCACTGCAGGAGAACGGTGTCTTTGGAAACAGGGTGCCAAAACGTCCAGCTCTGCACCGCCATCCTAAAACTCACCTTCCCCCCAGAGCTGATAGGGAGCATGTACATGTTTCCCTTGCTCTACGCGCTGTTTCAGTCAGCAGAAGCGGGACTCTTCGTGCTGGCGTACAAGATGTACGGGAGAGACCGCTATAAACAAGATGCGCTCGGTGAGGAGGAAGACACGGATATTTCCTACAAGAAActgaaggaagaggaggtgCCTGATACTTCGTACGGCACAGTGACCGTGGAGGAGCACAACTCCATTCAGATGGAGCCGACTCAGACGGCACTATAG